The following are encoded in a window of Ictalurus punctatus breed USDA103 chromosome 13, Coco_2.0, whole genome shotgun sequence genomic DNA:
- the ankrd1b gene encoding ankyrin repeat domain-containing protein 1b isoform X1 — translation MERHSLALFSGKDNELDFVKVAGKSFGINEGVDALKRECLSGEYEKSICQERKDELRINSKLDSDYEISTSNKVNQLNHDFQKILEVRQRRKMSQISEHKQQPAPEIVSDFADEDDFLKAVVDNKLPMVESYLARRADPNTCDSFKCTVLHRACSQGNVEIVRRLLETGALIENKDKLDATAVHWACRGGSLPVLELLLNHKGNIHAKDKLQSTPLHVAVRTGHYECAEHLIHCGADINAKDREGDTPMHDAVRLNRFKFIQLLLLHGANPKLKNYIWFRMHTVPSTDIWEGKSPMDSVLQWQNGAKTILDNYKHNKIEQ, via the exons gttgcTGGCAAGAGTTTTGGCATCAACGAAGGAGTTGACGCTTTAAAACGGGAATGTCTATCAGGTGAATATGAGAAATCCATCTGccaagaaagaaaagatgagTTGAGGATCAACAGTAAGCTTGACAGTGACTATGAAATCTCAACG TCAAACAAAGTGAACCAACTAAACCATGACTTCCAGAAGATTTTGGAAGTGAGGCAGAGGAGGAAAATGAGTCAGATCTCTGAGCACAAACAACAGCCAGCACCTGAGATAGTG TCTGATTTTGCTGATGAAGATGACTTTCTGAAAGCAGTAGTGGACAACAAATTACCAATGGTTGAGAGTTATCTCGCCAGGCGTGCGGACCCAAACACATGTGATAGT TTCAAGTGCACAGTTCTTCACAGAGCGTGCTCTCAGGGGAATGTGGAAATTGTGAGGAGACTGCTGGAAACTGGGGCTTTAATTGAAAACAAGGATAAG CTTGACGCGACAGCTGTTCACTGGGCCTGCCGTGGAGGAAGCCTGCCTGTTCTCGAGCTGCTCCTCAACCACAAAGGCAACATCCATGCCAAAGACAAG cTCCAGAGTACTCCTCTTCATGTGGCAGTGAGGACAGGTCACTATGAATGTGCTGAACATCTCATTCACTGCGGTGCCGACATCAACGCAAAAGACAGA GAGGGAGATACACCAATGCATGATGCCGTACGGCTGAACAGATTCAAATTTATCCAGCTGCTACTGTTGCATGGAGCCAATCCGAAACTGAAGAACTAT ATTTGGTTTAGGATGCACACAGTGCCATCTACTGACATTTGG GAGGGTAAATCACCCATGGACAGCGTTTTGCAGTGGCAGAATGGAGCTAAAACTATCCTAGACAACTATAAGCACAATAAAATCGAACAGTAA
- the rpp30 gene encoding ribonuclease P protein subunit p30, with protein sequence MSVYMDLNIIAISDKKRLQNIIETAAHLGYSTVAINYVVEPQQKKQQIPKPLSASELCEKLPIVQGKSRPIKVLNRLTVVATEASHFRPSSEYKNFDILAVYPKTEKLFHAACMTYDVDIISIATTEKQPFYCKRSPVNGAIERGVFFEISYTAAIRDSTMKKYTIANAINLVDVCKGKNVILTSGVENPLELRGPYDIANLGLVFGLSEGDAKAAVSTNCRSVILHGETRMTALGIIHMMMKKKKSQPPIEQPEEETPAVKRAKTETL encoded by the exons ATGTCTGTATATATGGATTTAAACATAATCGCCATCAGCGACAAGAAAAGGCTGCAAAACATTATAGAGACAGCTGCTCACC TTGGTTACTCCACAGTTGCAATAAATTATGTAGTGGAACCCCAGCAGAAGAAGCAG CAAATTCCTAAGCCATTGTCTGCTTCAGAGTTGTGTGAGAAACTCCCCATAGTACAG GGTAAATCCAGACCAATTAAAGTGCTGAACCGGTTGACGGTGGTGGCCACAGAAGCCTCTCACTTT AGGCCGTCCAGTGAATACAAGAACTTTGACATTTTGGCCGTGTATCCCAAAACTGAGAAACTCTTCCAT GCTGCCTGCATGACATATGACGTGGACATCATCTCCATAGCAACGACTGAAAAACAGCCTTTCTATTGCAAAAGGTCACCAGTAAATGGG GCAATCGAAAGGGGGGTGTTTTTTGAGATAAGCTACACAGCGGCCATCAGAGACTCCACCATGAAGAAATACACAATCGCAAATGCCATCAACCTAGTGGATGTGTGCAAGGGAAAG AATGTCATTCTGACGAGTGGAGTGGAGAAT CCCCTTGAGTTACGTGGACCATATGACATCGCCAATCT TGGGCTAGTGTTCGGTCTCTCTGAAGGGGACGCGAAAGCTGCAGTCTCCACAAACTGCCGATCCGTTATACTGCATGGAG AGACCCGTATGACAGCGTTGGGTATTATTCacatgatgatgaagaagaagaagagccaACCACCCATCGAGCAGCCAGAGGAAGAAACTCCAGCTGTAAAGAGGGCCAAAACTGAAACACTTTAG
- the ankrd1b gene encoding ankyrin repeat domain-containing protein 1b isoform X2 codes for MERHSLALFSGKDNELDFVKVAGKSFGINEGVDALKRECLSGEYEKSICQERKDELRINSKLDSDYEISTSNKVNQLNHDFQKILEVRQRRKMSQISEHKQQPAPEIVSDFADEDDFLKAVVDNKLPMVESYLARRADPNTCDSFKCTVLHRACSQGNVEIVRRLLETGALIENKDKLDATAVHWACRGGSLPVLELLLNHKGNIHAKDKLQSTPLHVAVRTGHYECAEHLIHCGADINAKDREGDTPMHDAVRLNRFKFIQLLLLHGANPKLKNYEGKSPMDSVLQWQNGAKTILDNYKHNKIEQ; via the exons gttgcTGGCAAGAGTTTTGGCATCAACGAAGGAGTTGACGCTTTAAAACGGGAATGTCTATCAGGTGAATATGAGAAATCCATCTGccaagaaagaaaagatgagTTGAGGATCAACAGTAAGCTTGACAGTGACTATGAAATCTCAACG TCAAACAAAGTGAACCAACTAAACCATGACTTCCAGAAGATTTTGGAAGTGAGGCAGAGGAGGAAAATGAGTCAGATCTCTGAGCACAAACAACAGCCAGCACCTGAGATAGTG TCTGATTTTGCTGATGAAGATGACTTTCTGAAAGCAGTAGTGGACAACAAATTACCAATGGTTGAGAGTTATCTCGCCAGGCGTGCGGACCCAAACACATGTGATAGT TTCAAGTGCACAGTTCTTCACAGAGCGTGCTCTCAGGGGAATGTGGAAATTGTGAGGAGACTGCTGGAAACTGGGGCTTTAATTGAAAACAAGGATAAG CTTGACGCGACAGCTGTTCACTGGGCCTGCCGTGGAGGAAGCCTGCCTGTTCTCGAGCTGCTCCTCAACCACAAAGGCAACATCCATGCCAAAGACAAG cTCCAGAGTACTCCTCTTCATGTGGCAGTGAGGACAGGTCACTATGAATGTGCTGAACATCTCATTCACTGCGGTGCCGACATCAACGCAAAAGACAGA GAGGGAGATACACCAATGCATGATGCCGTACGGCTGAACAGATTCAAATTTATCCAGCTGCTACTGTTGCATGGAGCCAATCCGAAACTGAAGAACTAT GAGGGTAAATCACCCATGGACAGCGTTTTGCAGTGGCAGAATGGAGCTAAAACTATCCTAGACAACTATAAGCACAATAAAATCGAACAGTAA